DNA from Ovis canadensis isolate MfBH-ARS-UI-01 breed Bighorn chromosome 4, ARS-UI_OviCan_v2, whole genome shotgun sequence:
aaaagggcatctattttgggtgttagttctagaaggtcttgtaggccttcatagaactgttcaacttcagcttcttttgcATTAGTGGTTGAGCATAGACTTGaattctgtgatactgaatgatttgccttggaaactaaccaagatcattctgtcatttttgagattgcacccaggtactgcattttggattcttttgttgactgtgaggactTCTTCATCTCtcgctgcaaaggatataattagTCTgttttcggtattgaccatctggagatgtccatgtgtagagtcgtctcttgtgttgttagaagacaatgtttgttatgaccagtggattctcttggcttaactctgttagcctttgcagtgcttcattttatactccaaggccaatttgcctgttactccaggtatctcttgacttcctacttttgcattccagtcccctgtgatgaaaaggacattttttttttttttttggtgttagttctagaacatcttataggtctttatagaaccgttcaacttcagcttcttccacattagtggttggggcatagacttggattactgtgatattgaatggcttgcactggaaatgaacagagatcatttgtagtttttgagattgcatccaagtactgcattttggactcttgctgATTAtgggggctactccatttcttctaagggatttttgcccacagtaatagatataatggtcatctgaattaaattcacccattccggtccatttagttcactgattcctaaaatgttgatgtacactcttgccatctcctgtttgaccactttcagtttagcttgattcatggacctaacatttcatgttcctatacagtattgttctttacagcatcagactttacttccaccaccagacatatccacagcTTTGGGTTCTTTATTCTTTGGCTCCAGCTCTTCATTCCTTTGGAGCTATATCTCTGCTCTACTCCAGTAGCCTTTTGAGCACCTAccagcctggggagttcatctttcagtgtcgtatctttttgcgtttttcatactgttcatagggttctcaaggcaagaatactgaagtggtttaccattcccttctacagtggaccacattttgtcagaactctccaccatgacccatccatcttgggtggccctacacagcatggcttatagtatcattgagttagacaaggctgtggtccatgtgataagtttggttagttttctgtgattgtggttttcattctgtcttccctctgataaagataagaggcttgtggaagcttcctgatgggagggactggctgtggggaaactgggtcttgctatGGTTGGGGAGGCATGCTCAgttaatctttaatccaattttctgctgatgggtgaggctgtgttccctccctgtatcTTGGCCTTAGGCCAAACTGTGTTAGGGGTAATGGTGACCTCTTGAAAAAGGACTTAAGCCAGGATGCTGTGGCTCCCATGACTGTTGTAGTCAGTGCCTCTGCTTCCACAGTAGGCCGCTGTCAACCCACGCCTGTGCTGGAGGCTccaggacactcacaggcaaatctggctcagtctcttgtggggtcactgttcctttctcctgcttcctggtgcatacaaggttttgttgtgccctccaaaagtctgtttccccagtcctgtggaaattctgtaatcaaatcccactgacgttcaaagtcaaattccctggggattctcagtccctttgctggacCTGCTggatctgctggatcacagatgGTTAAGAGAGGTAAAGCTTCTGTATATCACTGTGATTGGTAAAATGACTATCGTACATTATGTATACGATGTAATATCCAGAACAACTAAAACTTGCAGAgagatacatttaaaaacccttagaaatatgaaaaaaattctaaaaaatactCAAGTACCCCATAGGAaggtaagaaaaggaaaacagggaagtgaaaaaacagaacaaacaaaagaTGAAATTTTAGACTTAAGTCCTAATGTACCAGAATTGCATTAATTATTAGTGTTATAAATGCACTAGTTGGAGGACACTGGCAGGTTGGGTTAAAAAACATGACAAAGtatgtgctgtctacaagaaactcacttcaaacTTAATGATACTGGCTGGCTGTAAGTAGAAGGattggaaaagatatttcatgcaaatatttgTCAAAGGAAAGCAGGAATGTCTACATTAATAACAGATCAAGTAGACTTCAGAGGCAAGAAAACTACCAGTGTTAGAGAAGGACCTTATATAATCATAAAGGGGTCAATCCACCCAGAAAAAATAACAGTCCTAAATGTATCTACAAAAATGATAGAACTGAAAGTAAAAATGGATAAAGCCACAATTACAGTTGAGAATTTAAACACTGCTCTCTCAGAAACTGATAGAACTAGGCAGAAAATCTTCAAAGATATAAAAGACCTGAAGAACCCAGTCTGAGCAGTGGACTCCTACATATATGGAAGCTCCATCAATAACAGcaagatacacattttttttttccaattctgtaAGCATTTTACTTATCATTGAAGAAAAAACACAGGAGCATTGTGTTGGCTTCAATGAGACCAAATAGTTAATCTTTAACATAGCTAGTACACTCCAAAATTGAAGTCAACACAGGGAATATACATGGGTTTTAACAGTCCATAGAACATTTACCAAAATAGTTATCCTAAGACATAAAACAAACCTCAACAAATTTATAAGAATTGAGATTGTAAAGTGTATTCTGTGACTGCAGTGAGctcaaattagaaataaaagagtGGTAATAGGACAATCCCCAAATGAAAGTGCAGCATAAAAAATTGTGGGACACAGCTACAGCCATGCTGAGAGAGAAGTTTACTTTAGAAAAGTACATACTTTAGAAAAGAGAAGTCTTAAATGGGTAATCTGAGCTCCTACCTCAAGAACCTAGAAAAAAAAGAGCTAAAGAAacccagagcagagcagaaagCAGGAAATGATTAAagtaagaacagaaataaatgaaagaaaatcagtaGAGAAAATTAATGCAACAAAGAGCTTTTCCTTTGAAAGAGTGGGGAATAAACTGGCAAACTTCTAATAAGACTGACAGAAAAATTGCAGTGTCACTATAGACCCTGCAAACATCAAAAGCataataagagactactatgaataGCTCTACACATAAACATAGTAACTTATATGAAAGGGGTTAGTACctttaatggagaaggcagtggcaccccactccagtactcttgcctggaaaatcccatggatggaggagcctggtgggctgcaatccatggggtcgctcagagttgggtactactgagcaacttcactttcacttttcactttgatgcattggagaaggaaatggcaacccactccagtgttcttgtctgaagaatcccagagacgggggagcctggtgggctgccgtctatggggtcgcacagagtcggtcacgactgaagcgacatagcagcagcagcagcagtacctctAAAACCATGAACTAGCACAGTCACCCAGTATGGAATAAGTAATTTGAATGGCTCTGTATAGGCACAGCTCAGAGATACTTGGTtctagaccactgcaataaagcaagtcattCCAAGTTTTTGGTTTCACAGTGCATGTAAAAGTTACATTTACACTGTAGTTTATTAGGTGTACAATAGTAATAGCATTATCTAAGAAACCAAATAAATGTACACAccataattaaaaatactttattgctaaaaagtgcTAACCATTATCTGAGCCTTTAGcaagtcataatttttttttttaactggtctTGCCTTGATGTCAATGGCTGATGACTGGTCAGGGTGGTGTTGCTGAGGGTTGGCGGGCTGACAATATCTTCACATAAAATAACAGTGAAGTTTGCTGCATCAGTTGACTGATTCACAAATGATTTCTCTATAGTACGCCATGCTGTTTGATAGTgttttacccacagtagaacttTCAGAATTGAAATAAGTCCTcaaattctgctgctgctttgcaaactaagtttatgtaatattcttaatgtcttttttttctttttttgtcatttcaagtCTTCATAGCAACTTCACTAGGAGTAGAGTCCATGTCAGTAAACCAGTTACAATACTCATTCCTTAAAGAGGCAACTTCTCATTTgttaaagggttttttttgtttgctaatttttttttctgtcatgagATTGCATCAACTCAGTGACAGTCATCAGGCTTCACTTCGAATTCCAGTCCCCATACTGTTTTCACATATCTGCACatctgatcacagatcaccataacaaataccataatgaaaaagtttgaaatattgcgataattaccaaaatgtgacacagagacatgaagagaGCAAgcactgttggaaaaatggcaccgaTACACTTCCTTGGCACAGGGTTGCCACAACCTGTCAAtttgtataaaaaaaaattttgtacattaaaaaaaaatcacagtatttACAAAGtgagataatttttttaactgttagGGAAATTGACTATAGTTTAAGAACTTCCAAAAAGAAATCTTCAGGCCCAGGTGGTTGCACTGAATTCTATCAGAAATTTTAATAgcaatctagaaccagacatcttggaatgtgaagtcaagtgggccttagaaagcatcactgcgaacaaagctagtggaggtgatggaattccaattgagctgtttcaaatcctgaaagatgatgctgtgaaagtgctgcactcaatatgccagcaaatttggaaaactcagcagtggccacaggactggaaaaggtcagttttcattccaattccaaagaaaggcaatgccaaagaatgctcaaactaccgcacagttgctctcatctcacacgctagtaaagtaatgctcaaaattctcgaagccaggcttcagcaatatgtgaaccttgaactccctgacgttcaacctggttttagaaaaggcagaggggagCAGGCTGCGGGGAGGGGACGCTTCCCGCAGGCGCGCGGAGCGAGGACGGTGACAGCCACGCGCGCACGTGCGCGCCCGGCTGTAGCGCGGCCCTGAGACGCGCGGGCTCTGGGCAGCCGCCGTCTAAGGGCCCCGTCCGCGGGCGTTCCCAGCGTCCCCGGCGCGAGTACCGGAGAGCGGGGCCGTGCCCTCCCCGTCGGTCCCCGATCGCGATCCTTGCCCAGGGCCGTCAGGGTCCGCCCCCGGgactcctctttcctttcctgggcAGGGTCCTCGCGGCCCATGCTGGCCGCTGGGGGCCCGCGCCGCTCAGACAGCTCTCGGGCCGGCCGGCCGGCCACCATGGTGGCCCTGAGGCCTGTGCGCCTCCTCCAGGGAGGCTAAAAGGTCCCGAGCGCAGGCCTTGGGGCGCGAGGGTCCTGCGCCTGAGCCCCGCGCCATGGCCGGGGCCATCGCTTCCGGAATGAGCTTCAGCTCGCTCCAGAGGAAGCAGCCTAAGACATTCACCGTGCGGATCGTCACCATGGACGCGGAGATGGAGTTCAATTGCGAGATGAAGTGGAAGGGGAAGGACCTGCTTGACTTGGTGTGCCGGACCCTGGGGCTTCGCGAAACCTGGTTCTTCGGCCTGCAGTACACGATCAAGGACACCGTGGCCTGGCTCAAGATGGACAAGAAGGTGCTGGATCACGATGTCTCAAAGGAAGAGCCAGTCACCTTTCACTTCCTGGCCAAATTTTATCCCGAGAATGCCGAGGAAGAGCTGGTTCAGGAGGTCACGCAACACTTATTCTtcctgcaggtgaagaagcagatCTTGGATGAAAAAATCTACTGCCCTCCCGAGGCTTCTGTGCCCCTGACTTCTTAGGCCATCCAGGCCAAGTACGGCGATTACGACCCCTCTGTTCACAAGCGGGGGTTTCTGGCCCAAGAGGAATTGCTTCCAAAAAGCGTAATAAATCTGTATCAGATGACTCCGGAAATGTGGGAGGAGAGGATCACAGCCTGGTGCGTGGAGCACCGAGGCCGAGCCAGGGACGAAGCGGAGATGGAGTATTTAAAGATAGCTCAGGACCTGGAGATGTATGGTGTGAACTACTTCACAATCAGGAATAAAAAGGGCACAGAGCTGCTGCTCGGAGTGGATGCTTTGGGGCTTCACACTTATGACCCTGAGAACAGGCTGATCCCCAAGATCTTCCCGTGGAACGAAATCCGGAACATCTCCTATAGCGACAAGGAATTTACCGTTAAGCCTTTGGATAAGAAAATCGATGTCTTCAAATTTAACTCCTCAAAGCTTCGTGTCAATAAGCTGATTCTCCAGCTGTGTATTGGGAATCACGACCTGTTTATGAGGAGAAGGAAGGCCGATTCTTTGGAAGTCCAGCAGATGAAAGCCCAGGCCAGGGAGGAGAAGGCTAGAAAGCAGATGGAACTGCAGTGCCTCGCTCAGGAGAAGCAGATGCGAGAGGAGGCTGAGCGCACGTGGGACGAGCTGGAGAGGCGGCTGCTGCAGATGAAGGAAGAGGCAACGATGGCCAATGAAGCCCTGATGCGGTCCGAGGAGACAGCTGACCTGTTGGCCGAAAAGGCCCAGATCACAGAGGAGGCGGCAAAGCTCCTGGCCCAGAAGGCGGCAGAGGCCGAGCAGGAGATGCAGCGCATCAAGGCCACGGCTATCcggacagaggaggagaagcgCCTGATGGAGCAGAAGGTGCTGGAGGCCAAGGTGCTGGCGCTGAAGATGGCCGAGGAGTCAGAGAGGAGGGCCAAGGAGGCTGATCAGCTGAAGCAGGACCTGCAGGAAGCCGGTGAGGCAGAGCGAAGAGCCAAGGAGAAGCTGCTGGAAATCACCACCAAGCCCACGTACCCGCCCATGAACCCACTCCCAGCACCACTGCCTCCCGACATGGCAAGCTTCAACCTCATTGGCAACAGCCTGTCTTTCGACTTCAAGGACACCGACATGAAGCGGCTTTCCATGgagattcagaaagagaaagtggagTACATGGAGAAGAGCAAGCACCTGCAGGAGCAGCTCAACGAGCTCAAGACCGAGATTGAGGCCTTGAGACTCAAAGAGTGGGAGACGGCCTTGGACATGCTGCACAACGAGAACTCCGACCGGGGTGGCGGTGGCAGCAAGCACAACACCATCAAAAAGCTCACCCTGCAGAGCGCCAAGTCCCAAGTGGCCTTCTTTGAAGAGCTCTAGC
Protein-coding regions in this window:
- the LOC138439217 gene encoding LOW QUALITY PROTEIN: merlin-like (The sequence of the model RefSeq protein was modified relative to this genomic sequence to represent the inferred CDS: substituted 1 base at 1 genomic stop codon), with the protein product MAGAIASGMSFSSLQRKQPKTFTVRIVTMDAEMEFNCEMKWKGKDLLDLVCRTLGLRETWFFGLQYTIKDTVAWLKMDKKVLDHDVSKEEPVTFHFLAKFYPENAEEELVQEVTQHLFFLQVKKQILDEKIYCPPEASVPLTSXAIQAKYGDYDPSVHKRGFLAQEELLPKSVINLYQMTPEMWEERITAWCVEHRGRARDEAEMEYLKIAQDLEMYGVNYFTIRNKKGTELLLGVDALGLHTYDPENRLIPKIFPWNEIRNISYSDKEFTVKPLDKKIDVFKFNSSKLRVNKLILQLCIGNHDLFMRRRKADSLEVQQMKAQAREEKARKQMELQCLAQEKQMREEAERTWDELERRLLQMKEEATMANEALMRSEETADLLAEKAQITEEAAKLLAQKAAEAEQEMQRIKATAIRTEEEKRLMEQKVLEAKVLALKMAEESERRAKEADQLKQDLQEAGEAERRAKEKLLEITTKPTYPPMNPLPAPLPPDMASFNLIGNSLSFDFKDTDMKRLSMEIQKEKVDSPCRAPSPKWPSLKSSSK